One Candidatus Gastranaerophilales bacterium genomic window, CGATTAAGTTTATTTTTTCTTCATCTATACAATCAGGTCGTGTCCCTATAGAAATTCCCTCTACCAGAGGATGGTCAAGAACGGTATCATAAACTGTTTTTAACGTTGAAATATCTGCGTAAGTGTTTGTATAAGATTGAAGATACGATAAGAATTTTTTTGCTTTAAATCTTCTTTGAAGCCATTCTATGCCTTCAATCATTTGATTTTGCAGTGCAATAGCGCCGTAAGAGCGGGAAAAAGACCCGCTTTCATCACAAAAAATGCATCCGCCATGCCCGATTGTGCCATCGCGGTTAGGGCAGCCCATGCCTGTGTTCAAGGTCAATTTATACAACTTTTCACCGACTTTGTTTTTTATATACTGGCTGAATTGGTTGTATCTTTTGTCAGTTCCGTTAAAAAACATCTACTCTGTTTCTTGGGAAGGATTTACGGGATAAACGTAATGTTCGCCGCATTTTGGACAAATTACTTCCTGTTGTTTACCCTGTTCAAGTTCAACAACTTCAAAAAGCTCCCTGCATCCCGATTGTACACATCTTATTGCCCATGTTGGTCTTATTAATCTAGCCATTGTCAAAATCCTCTATCCATCTTCAATCTGTCTATAATATATCATAATTTTGAAATTAAATAAACAATGCGCCGCGTATTATAATGCTGCGTTAACAAATCTCTTTGTGATAAGCTGCGGTCTTGTTACGGCAGAACCTGCAACAATTGCAAACGCACCTGACTTAAAAGCTTTTTTCACATGCTTTTCTTCCCAAACACGCCCTTCAAGAATTACGGGTATATTAAGGGTTTCGCTTAGTTTTTTTACCAGTTTAAAATCAGGTTCGTCTTTTACAATCGCTTTGCTGTGGGAAGTATAACCGCTTAAGGTTGTCGAAACTATATCTGCTCCTAAAAGCGCACAGGCGCCCCCCTCTTCAAAAGTAGAAATATCCGCCATGGCGAGCTTTCCACGGGCATGGATAAAATTAATCAGCTGATATAAATTTTCGTCATAGCTTCGTCTGCGGGAAGTGCCGTCAAACGCAA contains:
- a CDS encoding N-acetylmannosamine-6-phosphate 2-epimerase, encoding MQKNILENLNKSVIISVQAMPNEPLYNEICINAMIKSVITGGAKGLRLAGARDVKNAKKISALPVIAITKPEKIPANYKDVVYITPTIDDAKTLIDAGADIIAFDGTSRRRSYDENLYQLINFIHARGKLAMADISTFEEGGACALLGADIVSTTLSGYTSHSKAIVKDEPDFKLVKKLSETLNIPVILEGRVWEEKHVKKAFKSGAFAIVAGSAVTRPQLITKRFVNAAL